In the genome of Patescibacteria group bacterium, the window TGGCGATCAAAATTTAACCATTGATGTTTTAATGAGAATGGCTGATGTGCTGTCAGCAAAACAGAAAAAGCCCATCAAGTTTCAGATAATTGGCTCGGTTTAGGGTCAGCATTCAAAAGGATGTTGAACGCCAGGAAGGGTTGCCGGCGACGGGGGCCTTTTTGGCGGGCAATATAATTTTGTAAAATATTTAGCTGATGAAATTTAAACATTTAGAGTTAAAACTTAAAAAAGCAATTGATATTTTAAAACCCGCTGGCCCTTGGTTCCACTAAGAGCCGATATGCGGTTACGTAGGGACAATGAAAATTGCGGAATTCGTGCGATTACGCATAATGGCTCCAAGTGCAACTTGGAGCCAGCAGGTTCATTAATATTGCTAAAACTATTAAAAATCTATGAATGAAATAATAAATATCAGAGTAGTTCAAAAATCAATAGACAATGAGAAAAAGCGGTTTGTAAACGCTCGAGAATTGCATAAATGGCTAAAAGCAGGCAGGGATTTTTCTAATTGGATTAAGGATAGAATAGAAAAATACGATTTTATGGAAGGTACTGATTTTTTTAAAGTAATGCCGCATAAAGAGTTGAAACAAGTCAAAAATTTTGATTTCACAATTTTGAGAAATCAAAATAAAGAGCTTACATTAGCCAAGGATTTTGATTCGCCAAATTTGGCGAATCAAATATTAAAACAAGGCGGAGATGTGAGGAGCATAGAATATATTTTAACAATAGACATGGCGAAAGAAGTGGCGATGCTTGAAAATAATGATTTGGGCAAAAAAGTAAGAAAATATTTTATCAAAACAGAGGAACGGTTTAAACAAGTTATGCGGGCGGCTTTTGAGAATCCGAACAAACATAAGGATGGGTTTTTGTTTGGCGCTGTTTGTTGGGTTAGCATTTGAAAGGATGTTGGATGCACAAAAGGGTTGCCGGCGGATGGGAGAGTTTTTTAAAATTCTATGAATGATACTAAAATAGCGATTTTTCGCAAAAAAGAAATCAGAAAAACCATCTATAAAAACGAGTGGTGGTTTTCGGTTTTAGATATAATTGGCGTATTAACCGATAGCCCGCAACCTAAAACTTATTGGGCTAAAATGAAAGAACGGGATAAAGAGATGTCTCAACCGTTCCCATTTTGGGAACAGTTGAAAATGCGGGCAAACATAAACACGGCTTTCCATCCGACATCCGTAGGCGAGGCCTGGTATGTGTATCCGGATAATCAAAAAAAGCATTATCTCGGCCGGCCCGCAGACGCTTTTAGCATAATGAGAGGTTTGGGCTTGGGAATTACCAACAACGACCTTAACAAAATTCCAAAATCAGACGAAAACTTTACCGGCGATTATAATCTAAGAAAAAGATTAGCCGGCAAAATCCTGCTCCAAGTCCAAGAACACGGCGAGGCCTGGTATATTTATCCAAAGGATTTAAAAAGATATTATATGGGCCGGCCCAGCGATGCTTTTGAATTGATGAGGCGTTTGGGGTTAGGCATAACCAATAGCGATTTAAGAAAAATAGATGTGGGAGAAGTGGAGTAAATATCACCCCACAAATCAACTGCACTACAAATCTACAAATTAACTACAAATACACAAATACGGATTTGTAAATTTGTGAAGGATTTGTTGACTTGTAAGTAACTTGAAAGCTATGAAAAACGCAAATAATAAAGCAAATAAAGTAATACATAAAGATTTGAGCTATAAAATAGTTGGCATATTATTCGAGGTATACAATGATTTAGGTTATGGATACCAAGAAAAATATTACGAGAGAGCAATTGTAAAATATTTAATCGCCGCTAAAATAAAATTTAAACGCCAGGTCTCATATTTAATCAAAGCTAAAGGGGAGGTCATCGGTCGTTATTATCTAGATTTTTTAATTGAAGATAAAATAATTTTGGAATTAAAGAAGGGCAATTATTTTTCCAAGAGAAATATTGAACAGGTGAAGGGCTATTTAAAAGCAACGGGTATGAAGCTGGCTATTTTGGCTAATTTTACCTCAAGTGGTGTCAAATTTTTTCGAGTTCTAAATCCTGATAACTTAACCACCCCACAAATCAACTCTCCACAAATCAACAAATAATACAAATAGACCCACAAATCAACAAATAATACAAATAGACCCACAAATCAACAAATAATACAAATAGACCCACAAATCAACAAATAATACAAATATTACAAATCGTTTATTTGTAGATTTGTGAAAAATTTGTTGATTTGTAAGTAATTTATTGATTTGTAAATAGCTTATGAAATCTCAAATCATTAAGCAA includes:
- a CDS encoding antA/AntB antirepressor family protein; the protein is MNEIINIRVVQKSIDNEKKRFVNARELHKWLKAGRDFSNWIKDRIEKYDFMEGTDFFKVMPHKELKQVKNFDFTILRNQNKELTLAKDFDSPNLANQILKQGGDVRSIEYILTIDMAKEVAMLENNDLGKKVRKYFIKTEERFKQVMRAAFENPNKHKDGFLFGAVCWVSI
- a CDS encoding GxxExxY protein; the encoded protein is MKNANNKANKVIHKDLSYKIVGILFEVYNDLGYGYQEKYYERAIVKYLIAAKIKFKRQVSYLIKAKGEVIGRYYLDFLIEDKIILELKKGNYFSKRNIEQVKGYLKATGMKLAILANFTSSGVKFFRVLNPDNLTTPQINSPQINK